One window of Biomphalaria glabrata chromosome 6, xgBioGlab47.1, whole genome shotgun sequence genomic DNA carries:
- the LOC106052907 gene encoding uncharacterized protein LOC106052907 isoform X3 gives MSDRLVGNMTAVTGPSAELDCGHDHSMNLLGEMLHENMDEQLLAAISGQNKLNIYELIRKLQLRNKESDTVRARQQLNGSDVSEANTGFTAKRDCPKTLPDVYISQEALQRLSTQEELLPNPQASSTCVDPESFRPAVKKRTIKANEKLDNSSTKRVTSAGDVQGQEKPKINTEPFLEMNVSQIEDCLMEDTKSFLHGNSEDSGCFSCDSKRKCNLSEQHGVVDDNNVKHKVDTCGACRQDMPVNQNGLCKNCWNKIKMEHRDELGGTLGDFKAYAKCIAHSVRKILDLKPAKPESEEVAMEENTSETGQITKANVLHRYPTDISPASEYKVALPARSLTLDGVSPFSREVQKLSAHSAGEHFTGAAEAELAERKKLPRTKSVKKAEVNSGETATVKVARRKLKHGTERSKTEVDMKQYEEHQKQNRKPNENNQPLSQTSVEGTPVDPPSERNIKSRLMPYSRSVTSPLKTTRYKNAQIHDLHDSKSATKLAKRSSNLRKGKVNLSLADVRADEVSKVDTRRRATSYDVVAMSSPRYNDLDSGEERPVRRPKQVSTSVPVKPLPKARTKLPVKQTVSSPTSEQIYSGVTFRQASKPAEAPIPAPRTDKKMIPVSEKEDIYCKGVQHLPVALECQLKTLPVAPTVLKEPVISKSSCQYFHPLETLSSVRDRAHESKPSTQVRSSHSDDALLRTQADVYYTKKGVNGETDVDTGLVHHFSKRQAARSHVLPYYDFPSGQNIYTMSGDVTISSSSNSGTSLKSEVSDVYTGGFLKEEPIYEHESNGDNSSVSSVGPIYFEPTYDAPKHEASDQDIYTGAVFSTNRNANGSMNNSTRPLLNRVSRCTRGKPRIDRVLDRNMEITGVLQHKIRAHAYQQEELNRSNNSNQAPYYDFKGEEIPQPTPKITLSDSSSYTGFTFRYQKQPSPQPKKDFQKNIDFSKYEIQETANTGFFFQSPKKIESDEIWYRGPYLAKHPPPSTLAQQVEYPTVTKLSPAQDDDDCYTNIICPKFRNSNNNATDDGSSDLNNNHLYSDDYTSDPSDAKAATGSGFYEEASSKFAPQNNFFLKSGVNAPQSPPNVFSDRSYSESPSKNYVSGLYGQSDSDYAPPFSFKNSQTPPNMSSYNKAPQSFPENMSSFYTASSGDASYNKYEKSHHRMPYGPSDDYSDMPKQLYNNVPAAASTERDSYFDYAASRNPSAGLFLDKKLDDLSLPRKSPPALPVVNEIKKVGGIVCRDNVVNKEDYAEDVNRDLMDEPGAWVSFKYRDEEPRFVKELAGGRGTKVNTTKETVGKLAKAVEESSYAHNQMYDSVGARNNWREMNQDHSAKVKEASRHKTPTKVEKKEKTVYRPADQIPERAMGKRTQHPSKPPVATTTSATPQPIPPTILDGNNNTSQPESTRNPSRSRH, from the exons ATGTCAGATCGTCTGGTCGGAAACATGACCGCTGTCACAGGTCCTTCAGCCGAACTGGACTGCGGACATGATCATTCAATGAACTTGTTGGGGGAAATGCTGCATGAAAACATGGATGAGCAGCTGCTGGCAGCTATCTCAGGACAAAATAAACTCAATATTTATGAG CTCATTCGAAAACTTCAACTTCGCAACAAGGAGTCGGACACAGTAAGAGCTCGTCAACAGTTGAAC GGATCTGACGTCAGCGAGGCCAACACTGGATTCACTGCTAAAAGAGATTGCCCAAAAACTCTACCCGATGTCTATATATCTCAAGAAGCTCTTCAGCGCTTGTCCACTCAAGAGGAGCTACTCCCTAACCCACAAGCCAGTTCAACTTGTGTGGATCCTGAAAGTTTTCGACCAGCGGTTAAAAAACGAACCATCAAAGCCAATGAAAAATTAGACAATAGCTCCACAAAACGCGTTACTTCTGCTGGGGATGTTCAAGGCCAGGAAAAACCCAAGATTAACACCGAACCATTTCTGGAGATGAACGTTAGTCAAATAGAAGATTGTCTAATGGAAGACACTAAATCATTCCTCCATGGTAATAGCGAAGATTCTGGGTGTTTTTCTTGTGATTCCAAACGGAAATGCAATCTCTCAGAGCAGCACGGAGTAGTCGATGATAACAATGTAAAGCACAAAGTTGACACGTGTGGCGCGTGCAGACAAGATATGCCAGTCAATCAAAACGGCTTGTGCAAAAATTGCTGGAACAAAATCAAAATGGAACACAGGGATGAACTCGGCGGTACTCTGGGTGATTTTAAAGCTTACGCAAAGTGCATCGCTCATAGTGTTAGaaaaattttagatttaaagcCAGCAAAGCCCGAAAGTGAGGAAGTAGCTATGGAGGAAAATACCAGCGAAACGGGGCAGATAACCAAAGCCAACGTGTTACACCGTTATCCTACCGACATCTCGCCAGCGTCTGAGTATAAAGTTGCACTCCCTGCACGCAGTCTAACACTCGATGGAGTGTCTCCTTTTTCTCGCGAAGTCCAGAAGCTATCAGCTCACTCCGCGGGCGAACATTTCACCGGCGCAGCAGAAGCGGAACTCGCAGAGAGGAAGAAACTGCCGAGAACAAAAAGCGTAAAGAAAGCGGAAGTGAATAGCGGCGAGACCGCCACGGTCAAGGTTGCACGACGTAAACTAAAACATGGAACGGAAAGATCGAAAACGGAAGTTGATATGAAGCAATAtgaggaacatcagaaacaaaatagaaaacccAATGAAAATAATCAGCCTCTTTCTCAAACTTCCGTTGAGGGAACACCAGTTGATCCACCTTCAGAAAGAAACATCAAAAGTCGCCTAATGCCTTACAGCAGAAGTGTGACGTCACCACTGAAGACCACACGGTATAAGAACGCCCAAATCCATGATCTACACGACAGTAAATCTGCGACCAAGTTAGCCAAGAGGTCATCCAATTTACGAAAAGGAAAGGTTAATTTGTCATTAGCAGACGTGAGAGCGGACGAGGTCAGTAAGGTCGATACCAGACGTCGAGCCACGTCCTATGACGTAGTAGCGATGTCAAGCCCGCGATATAATGATTTGGATAGTGGTGAAGAAAGACCAGTACGCAGACCGAAACAGGTTTCTACTTCCGTACCAGTGAAGCCTTTGCCTAAAGCAAGGACCAAACTCCCCGTCAAGCAGACAGTCTCATCACCCACATCAGAACAAATCTACAGTGGCGTCACATTCAGGCAAGCCTCCAAGCCTGCTGAAGCACCGATCCCGGCTCCTCGAACCGATAAAAAAATGATCCCAGTTTCAGAAAAGGAAGATATCTATTGTAAGGGGGTTCAACATTTACCCGTTGCTTTAGAGTGTCAGttgaagacattgccagtgGCGCCGACTGTATTGAAAGAACCAGTCATTAGTAAGAGTTCGTGCCAGTACTTCCATCCCCTGGAAACTCTTTCCTCGGTTAGAGACCGCGCTCATGAAAGTAAGCCTTCTACCCAAGTGAGGAGTAGCCATTCAGATGACGCTTTGCTCAGGACTCAAGCAGACGTGTACTATACAAAGAAGGGAGTGAATGGAGAAACGGATGTCGATACGGGACTTGTTCATCATTTCTCCAAGAGACAAGCCGCAAGAAGTCACGTGCTGCCGTACTACGATTTCCCGTCTGGCCAAAATATTTACACTATGAGTGGCGACGTCACAATTTCTAGCAGCTCCAATAGCGGCACCAGCTTGAAGAGTGAGGTCAGCGACGTCTACACTGGAGGCTTCCTCAAAGAAGAGCCAATCTACGAACACGAAAGCAACGGGGATAACAGCTCGGTCAGTTCCGTTGGTCCGATTTACTTTGAACCAACTTACGACGCTCCAAAACACGAAGCAAGTGACCAAGACATCTACACCGGAGCAGTGTTCAGCACCAACCGAAACGCCAACGGCAGCATGAACAACTCCACTCGCCCTTTACTTAACAGGGTGTCTCGGTGCACCAGGGGAAAGCCCAGAATAGATCGAGTGTTAGACCGCAACATGGAAATCACTGGCGTCCTTCAGCACAAGATCAGAGCACACGCCTATCAGCAGGAAGAGCTCAACCGTTCCAATAATAGCAACCAAGCCCCCTACTATGACTTCAAAGGAGAGGAAATCCCACAGCCCACTCCAAAAATCACTTTAAGTGATAGCTCTTCATACACAGGATTCACGTTTCGTTATCAAAAACAGCCATCTCCCCAGCCCAAGAAAGATTTTCAAAAGAATATTGACTTCTCCAAGTATGAAATACAAGAAACAGCCAACACGGGTTTCTTCTTCCAATCTCCTAAGAAAATCGAATCCGATGAAATCTGGTATAGAGGCCCATACCTGGCAAAACACCCCCCACCTTCAACACTGGCACAGCAAGTAGAATATCCCACTGTCACCAAGCTCTCGCCGGCCCAGGATGACGACGACTGCTATACAAACATCATTTGTCCTAAATTTagaaacagcaacaacaacgcTACAGACGATGGTAGCAGTGACCTCAACAATAACCACCTGTATAGTGATGACTACACCTCTGACCCTTCAGATGCCAAAGCTGCCACAGGAAGTGGCTTTTACGAAGAGGCCTCTTCTAAATTTGCAccccaaaacaatttttttctcaaGTCTGGAGTAAACGCCCCCCAATCCCCACCTAACGTCTTCAGTGATCGAAGTTATTCTGAATCCCCTTCTAAGAACTATGTTTCCGGCTTGTACGGGCAGTCCGATTCGGATTACGCGCCTCCATTTTCTTTCAAAAACTCTCAAACTCCACCAAATATGTCTTCCTACAATAAAGCTCCTCAATCCTTTCCTGAAAATATGTCATCCTTCTACACCGCCAGCAGTGGAGACGCATCTTATAACAAATATGAAAAATCTCATCATAGAATGCCTTATGGTCCATCAGATGATTACTCTGACATGCCTAAACAACTCTATAACAATGTACCCGCGGCAGCATCTACAGAGAGGGACAGCTACTTCGACTACGCTGCCAGCCGCAATCCATCAGCTGGACTGTTTCTAGACAAAAAGCTGGACGACTTATCTCTTCCGAGGAAATCCCCACCAGCCTTGCCCGTAGTCAATGAGATCAAGAAAGTTGGTGGCATCGTTTGCCGTGACAACGTAGTCAATAAAGAAGATTATGCCGAAGATGTCAACAGAGATTTGATGGATGAGCCTGGAGCTTGGGTCTCGTTCAAGTACAGAGACGAGGAGCCAAGATTTGTTAAAGAATTGGCTGGTGGCAGAGGGACTAAAGTCAACACTACCAAGGAGACAGTTGGGAAACTAGCGAAAGCCGTTGAAGAAAGCTCCTACGCTCACAATCAAATGTACGACAGTGTGGGAGCTAGAAATAATTGGCGGGAGATGAATCAGGATCATTCAGCAAAAGTAAAAGAGGCGTCCCGCCACAAGACACCGACGAAGGtggagaagaaagaaaaaactgtTTATCGCCCAGCGGACCAGATCCCAGAGAGAGCCATGGGGAAACGTACTCAGCATCCAAGCAAGCCTCCTGTCGCAACCACCACATCGGCAACACCGCAGCCTATTCCCCCAACAATCTTGGACGGCAATAACAATACAAGCCAACCAGAAAGCACTCGCAATCCAT